The Burkholderia mayonis genome window below encodes:
- a CDS encoding molybdopterin-containing oxidoreductase family protein: MNPIAQFARAVCPHDCPDTCAIRVTVENGKATKIAGDPNHPPTQGVLCTKVSRYADRVHHPERLTMPLKRVGRKGEGRFEPISWDEANRLAAERLAEIARRAPEAIVPYSYAGTMGLIQGESIAQRFFNMLGASRLERTICSAAGAAGLRYTYGASVGMHFEFFEESELILIWGGNPIASNLHFWTRAQEAKRRGARLIAIDPYRSLTAEKCHQHIALKPGTDGAFALGMMYVLINENLLDQNYIRDHTLGFDALKARAMTFPPERAADICGVTAELIVELARLYGHTRKASIRLNYGMQRVRGGGNAVRAIASLPALTGAWRDRAGGLLLSSSEWAPVDAVALGRPDLLPDWPNKLPRSINMNTIGDALLHPGDADFGPKVEAIIVYNSNPVAVAPDSEKVAAGFAREDLFTIVLEQFKTDTADYADLLLPATTQLEHLDVHKSYGHTYVMANLPSIAPIGEARPNTEIFRGIARSMEFEEPALYDDDEALAKASLRWDDSSLQSDWDTLKQAGWLKLKLADAPFANGGFRTPSGKCEFYSKRLAEMGLDPLPDYLPPYESADGAPELAARYPLAMISPPARHFLNSTFVNVASLRATEGEPHLDIHPADAAQRGIADGDAVRIFNDRGSLRAMARVTDRAREGLVVGLSIWWKKLAPDGRNANQVTSQALTDLGRGATFYDCLVEVERG, from the coding sequence ATGAATCCCATCGCACAATTCGCTCGAGCCGTTTGTCCGCACGATTGTCCCGATACGTGCGCCATTCGTGTCACGGTCGAGAACGGTAAAGCCACCAAAATTGCTGGCGACCCCAATCATCCGCCGACGCAAGGCGTTCTCTGCACGAAAGTGAGCAGATATGCGGATCGTGTCCATCATCCGGAGCGGCTGACGATGCCGCTCAAGCGAGTCGGACGGAAAGGAGAGGGGCGATTCGAGCCGATCAGTTGGGACGAGGCGAACCGACTGGCGGCGGAGCGGCTCGCGGAAATTGCCCGCCGAGCTCCGGAAGCCATCGTCCCCTACAGCTATGCGGGAACAATGGGACTGATCCAGGGGGAGAGCATCGCGCAGCGCTTCTTCAACATGCTCGGTGCGTCGCGTCTCGAAAGAACGATTTGCTCGGCGGCCGGCGCCGCGGGGCTGCGTTATACGTACGGCGCCAGCGTCGGGATGCATTTCGAATTCTTCGAAGAAAGCGAATTGATCCTGATCTGGGGTGGGAATCCGATTGCCTCGAATCTTCACTTCTGGACGCGCGCTCAAGAAGCCAAGCGACGCGGCGCACGCTTGATCGCAATCGATCCGTACCGGTCGCTGACGGCGGAGAAATGCCATCAGCACATCGCACTGAAGCCGGGTACGGATGGCGCGTTTGCGCTCGGAATGATGTATGTGCTGATCAACGAGAACCTCCTCGATCAGAACTATATCCGCGACCATACGCTCGGTTTCGATGCGTTGAAGGCGCGCGCGATGACTTTTCCACCCGAACGCGCGGCCGACATCTGCGGCGTGACGGCTGAATTGATCGTCGAACTGGCTCGCCTTTACGGGCACACACGCAAGGCGTCGATCCGTCTTAATTACGGCATGCAGCGTGTGCGCGGCGGCGGCAATGCGGTTCGCGCAATCGCCAGCTTGCCCGCGCTAACCGGAGCGTGGCGCGACCGTGCGGGCGGGCTGCTCCTGTCCTCGTCCGAATGGGCACCGGTCGATGCAGTCGCACTCGGGCGCCCCGATTTGCTGCCCGATTGGCCGAATAAGCTGCCACGATCGATCAATATGAATACAATTGGCGACGCGTTGCTGCATCCCGGCGATGCGGATTTCGGGCCGAAGGTCGAGGCGATCATCGTCTACAACTCGAATCCGGTCGCGGTTGCGCCCGACTCGGAGAAGGTCGCCGCCGGCTTCGCGCGGGAAGACCTGTTCACGATCGTTTTGGAGCAGTTCAAGACAGATACCGCCGATTACGCCGATCTTTTGCTGCCGGCCACGACTCAGCTCGAGCATCTCGACGTCCATAAATCGTACGGTCACACCTACGTGATGGCGAACTTGCCATCGATTGCGCCGATCGGCGAAGCGCGGCCGAACACGGAAATTTTCCGCGGCATCGCACGCAGCATGGAGTTCGAGGAGCCCGCGCTCTACGACGACGATGAAGCGCTCGCGAAGGCGTCGCTACGCTGGGACGATTCGTCGCTGCAAAGCGACTGGGACACGCTCAAGCAAGCCGGCTGGCTCAAGCTGAAGCTCGCCGACGCGCCGTTCGCAAACGGCGGCTTTCGGACGCCGTCCGGAAAGTGCGAGTTCTACAGCAAGCGTCTCGCCGAAATGGGGCTCGATCCATTGCCGGACTACCTGCCGCCGTATGAATCGGCGGACGGCGCGCCCGAACTGGCCGCCCGCTATCCGCTTGCGATGATCTCGCCACCTGCGCGTCATTTCCTGAACAGCACGTTCGTCAACGTTGCGAGCCTGCGCGCGACGGAGGGCGAGCCGCACCTCGACATCCATCCGGCCGATGCCGCGCAGCGCGGCATCGCCGACGGCGACGCGGTGCGAATCTTCAACGACCGCGGCTCGCTGCGCGCAATGGCTCGTGTGACCGACCGCGCGCGGGAAGGGCTCGTCGTCGGCCTGTCTATCTGGTGGAAGAAGCTCGCGCCGGACGGGCGCAATGCGAATCAAGTGACGAGCCAGGCGCTGACCGATCTCGGCCGCGGCGCGACGTTCTACGATTGCCTGGTCGAGGTCGAGCGAGGGTGA
- a CDS encoding long-chain fatty acid--CoA ligase: MDRIWLKSYPPGVPAEIDASQYSSVPDLLDESFRLYRDQKAFICMGKAITYSELDTLSRKLGAWLQFRGLSRGARVAIMMPNVLQYPVAIAAVLRAGYTVVNVNPLYTPRELEHQLKDSGAEAIMILENFATTLQSVIAKTSVKHVVVASMGDLLGMKGVLVDYVVRRVKKMVPAWSLPSYTRFNAALAAGGRQTFKPAKPGPDDVAFLQYTGGTTGVAKGATLLHRNIVSNVLQAQAWHEPAHAKRSEVKQFITVIALPLYHVFALTVCGLLTLRTGGTGILIPNPRDIAGMIKELKGYQITTIPAVNTLYNALLNHPDFDQLDFSKLAVANGGGMAIQESVAKRWYEKTKTPIVEGYGLSETSPVATCNPVTATEYSGTIGLPLPSTEIAIRDDAGDDVALGQPGEICIRGPQVMAGYWNRPDETEKVMMPDGFFKTGDVGVMDERGYVKIVDRKKDMILVSGFNVYPNEVEDVVASHPGVYEVAAVGVPDEHSGEAVKLFVVKKDPALTDKDVLTYCKDRLTGYKRPKYVEFRTDLPKTNVGKILRRELRDGKA; the protein is encoded by the coding sequence ATGGACAGAATTTGGCTGAAATCGTATCCGCCCGGCGTCCCGGCCGAAATTGACGCGTCCCAGTATTCGTCCGTCCCCGATCTGCTCGACGAGAGCTTTCGTCTTTATCGGGACCAGAAGGCGTTCATCTGTATGGGCAAGGCGATCACGTACAGCGAGCTGGATACGCTGTCGCGCAAGCTCGGCGCGTGGCTCCAGTTCCGCGGCCTGTCGCGCGGCGCGCGGGTCGCGATCATGATGCCGAACGTGCTGCAATATCCGGTGGCGATCGCCGCCGTACTGCGCGCGGGCTACACGGTCGTCAACGTCAATCCGCTCTACACGCCACGCGAACTCGAGCATCAGTTGAAGGACAGCGGCGCCGAGGCGATCATGATCCTCGAGAACTTCGCGACGACGCTGCAGTCGGTGATCGCAAAGACGTCGGTCAAGCATGTCGTCGTCGCCTCGATGGGCGATCTGCTCGGCATGAAGGGCGTCCTCGTCGACTACGTCGTGCGCCGCGTGAAGAAGATGGTGCCAGCATGGAGCCTGCCGTCGTACACGCGCTTCAACGCGGCGCTTGCCGCGGGTGGCCGGCAAACCTTCAAGCCGGCGAAGCCGGGACCCGACGACGTTGCCTTCCTCCAGTACACGGGCGGTACGACCGGCGTCGCGAAGGGCGCGACGCTGCTTCATCGCAACATTGTGTCGAATGTGCTGCAGGCGCAGGCTTGGCACGAGCCGGCGCACGCGAAACGGTCGGAAGTGAAGCAGTTCATTACCGTGATCGCGCTGCCGCTTTATCACGTGTTCGCGCTGACGGTCTGCGGGCTGCTGACGCTGCGCACGGGCGGCACCGGGATCCTGATCCCGAATCCCCGCGACATCGCTGGCATGATCAAGGAACTGAAGGGCTACCAGATCACCACGATCCCGGCCGTCAACACACTCTACAACGCGCTGCTGAACCATCCGGATTTCGATCAGCTCGACTTCTCGAAGCTCGCGGTCGCCAATGGTGGCGGGATGGCGATCCAGGAAAGCGTCGCGAAGCGTTGGTACGAGAAGACGAAGACGCCGATCGTCGAAGGCTACGGCTTGTCCGAGACATCGCCCGTCGCGACTTGCAACCCGGTCACTGCGACCGAATATAGCGGCACGATCGGCCTGCCGTTGCCGTCGACCGAAATCGCGATTCGCGACGACGCGGGCGACGACGTGGCGCTCGGTCAGCCCGGCGAGATTTGCATCCGCGGTCCGCAGGTGATGGCGGGCTACTGGAACCGCCCGGACGAAACCGAGAAGGTCATGATGCCGGACGGCTTCTTCAAGACGGGCGACGTCGGCGTGATGGACGAGCGCGGATACGTGAAGATCGTCGATCGTAAGAAGGACATGATTCTCGTGTCCGGCTTCAACGTCTATCCGAACGAGGTCGAGGACGTCGTCGCGTCACACCCGGGCGTGTACGAAGTCGCGGCGGTCGGCGTGCCTGACGAGCATTCGGGCGAGGCAGTGAAGCTCTTTGTCGTGAAGAAGGATCCGGCGCTCACCGACAAGGACGTGCTCACCTATTGCAAGGACCGCCTCACCGGTTACAAGCGGCCGAAGTACGTCGAATTCCGCACCGATCTGCCGAAGACCAACGTTGGCAAGATCCTGCGTCGCGAGCTGCGCGACGGCAAGGCGTAA
- a CDS encoding porin, with amino-acid sequence MKKSLLALVALSAFAGAAHAQSSVTLYGIIDEGFNINTNAGGKHLYNLSSGVMQGSRWGLRGTEDLGGGLKALFVLENGFDVNSGKLNQGGLEFGRQAYVGLSSGFGTVTLGRQYDSVVDFVGPLEAGDQWGGYIAAHPGDLDNFNNAYRVNNAVKFTSANYGGLTFGGLYSFGGVAGDFSRNQTWSLGAGYTNGPLVLGVGYLNARTPSTAGGLFGNNTTSSTPAAVTTPVYAGYASAHTYQVIGAGGAYSFGAATVGVTYSNIKFMKFASTVFPNQTATFNNAEINFKYQLTPALLAGAAYDYTQGSKIAGSSAAKYHQGSVGVDYFLSKRTDVYVIGVYQHASGNVIEADGNTVGPATAAINGLTPSSNSNQFTARVGIRHKF; translated from the coding sequence ATGAAAAAGTCGCTTCTCGCGCTCGTCGCGCTGAGCGCGTTTGCTGGCGCGGCTCATGCGCAAAGCAGCGTGACGCTGTACGGTATCATCGATGAAGGCTTCAACATCAACACCAACGCAGGTGGCAAACACCTGTACAACCTGTCGAGCGGCGTCATGCAAGGTAGCCGCTGGGGCCTGCGTGGTACGGAAGACCTGGGCGGCGGCCTGAAGGCTCTGTTCGTCCTCGAAAACGGCTTCGATGTGAATTCTGGCAAGCTGAACCAGGGCGGCCTCGAATTTGGCCGTCAGGCCTACGTCGGCCTGTCAAGCGGCTTCGGCACCGTCACGCTCGGCCGTCAGTACGACTCCGTCGTCGACTTCGTCGGTCCGCTTGAAGCGGGCGATCAGTGGGGCGGCTACATCGCCGCTCACCCGGGCGACCTCGACAACTTCAACAACGCCTATCGCGTGAACAACGCAGTCAAGTTCACGAGCGCGAACTACGGCGGTCTTACGTTCGGCGGCCTGTACAGCTTCGGCGGCGTCGCCGGCGACTTCAGCCGCAACCAGACGTGGTCGCTCGGCGCCGGCTACACGAACGGCCCGCTCGTGTTGGGCGTCGGCTACCTGAACGCGCGCACGCCGTCGACGGCTGGCGGCCTGTTCGGCAACAACACGACGTCGAGCACGCCGGCTGCCGTGACGACCCCGGTCTACGCTGGCTACGCGTCGGCCCACACGTACCAGGTGATCGGTGCGGGCGGCGCCTACTCGTTCGGCGCGGCGACGGTCGGCGTCACGTACTCGAACATCAAGTTCATGAAGTTCGCGAGCACGGTGTTCCCGAACCAGACCGCGACGTTCAACAACGCGGAAATCAACTTCAAGTATCAGCTGACCCCGGCGCTCCTCGCCGGCGCGGCGTATGACTACACGCAAGGCAGCAAGATCGCCGGTTCGTCGGCCGCCAAGTATCACCAAGGCTCAGTCGGCGTCGACTACTTCCTGTCGAAGCGCACCGACGTCTACGTGATCGGGGTGTACCAGCATGCTTCGGGCAACGTGATCGAAGCCGACGGCAACACGGTCGGCCCGGCGACCGCCGCGATCAACGGCCTGACGCCGTCGTCGAACAGCAACCAGTTCACTGCGCGCGTCGGCATCCGCCACAAGTTCTAA